DNA from Arthrobacter sp. FW305-BF8:
CGCCGCGCTCTGCTCGAAGAGATCCGCCAGATCCTCCAGCATCTTCACCAGGGTCTCCCCTTTCGTGATCGCCCCGAAATACGTCAGGTACCGCTCCAAGGCTTCGATCGCTGTGCGGTAATTAGCGGGAAGCTGCTTGGTGCGTGCTTTGTACTGCTTGTACTGCTTCTTCTGTTCGAGCGAGCCGGTGACCTGCTCTATCCATCCCATGGCCATGTCTAATTCCCTTCATCGCGGAGCTGTTCGAGCCGCTCGGCCAGAAAGCTCCATGTTGTCCAGAACTCCTTCAGGTACTCATCGCCCTGGGTGTTGAGCGTGTACACCTTGCGCGGCGGGCCTTTCTCTGACGGACGCTTCTCGACGTCGACAAGTCCCTTTTGCTCGATCCTCACCAGCAGCGCGTACACGGTTCCCTCGGCGATATCGGCGAAGCCCCTGTCCCTGAGCAGCGTTGTGATCTCGTACCCGTACGCCGGTTTCCCGGTGAGGAGGGCAAGAACGATGCCCTCCAGCGTCCCTTTGAGCATCTCCGTCATTTGCTTGCCCACCGGACACCTCCTCCAACTACTTAGTACTACTAGCTACCAGTACATAGTAACGCTAGGTAGCGAAACCGCAAGACCTAGTGGACAGGAGCTGACACCGGTACCGTTGTCGCCGAAAGGGAGGTCCCACGATGTCAGAATCTGATTTCTCCGCACTCC
Protein-coding regions in this window:
- a CDS encoding PadR family transcriptional regulator, with product MGKQMTEMLKGTLEGIVLALLTGKPAYGYEITTLLRDRGFADIAEGTVYALLVRIEQKGLVDVEKRPSEKGPPRKVYTLNTQGDEYLKEFWTTWSFLAERLEQLRDEGN
- a CDS encoding DUF1048 domain-containing protein, translating into MAMGWIEQVTGSLEQKKQYKQYKARTKQLPANYRTAIEALERYLTYFGAITKGETLVKMLEDLADLFEQSAANGAPIRDIVGDDPVEFAETFLQNYSEGQWINKERKRLNEAIESVAKEEVP